A stretch of the Arthrobacter sp. PAMC 25486 genome encodes the following:
- a CDS encoding SDR family oxidoreductase yields the protein MTTPELNSIPNPFDFRGRTAAVTGASRGIGEAIATGFIRGGANVIALQRKPVQAELLALAEENGVSVTHVPVDLGDEDSVSAAIEASLALGAVDILVNNAGTQIRHDTVDFPLTDFDEVWAINGRAVFQLCQGFARPMLERGDGKIVNVASLLSFQGGLRVPAYAAAKGAVAQFTKSMCNEWAARGVNVNAIAPGYVSTDMNEALLGDAERSEQISVRIPAGRWANGEDIAGAVHFLSSSAADYIHGVVLPVDGGWLAR from the coding sequence ATGACAACACCAGAATTGAACAGTATTCCCAACCCCTTCGACTTCAGAGGCCGTACGGCTGCGGTCACGGGGGCCTCCAGAGGTATCGGCGAAGCCATCGCGACGGGTTTCATCCGGGGCGGGGCAAACGTGATTGCCCTGCAGCGCAAGCCCGTTCAGGCCGAGTTGCTCGCGCTCGCGGAGGAAAACGGTGTCAGCGTCACGCATGTCCCCGTAGACCTGGGTGATGAGGATTCGGTTTCGGCGGCGATCGAGGCGTCTCTCGCTCTCGGTGCGGTAGACATTCTCGTCAACAACGCAGGCACGCAGATCCGTCACGACACCGTCGACTTCCCGCTTACGGATTTCGACGAGGTGTGGGCCATCAACGGTCGTGCCGTGTTCCAGCTGTGCCAGGGCTTCGCCCGGCCGATGCTAGAGCGTGGCGACGGCAAGATCGTCAACGTTGCTTCGTTGCTGTCCTTTCAGGGCGGGTTGCGCGTTCCGGCATATGCGGCCGCGAAGGGTGCAGTCGCGCAGTTCACGAAGTCAATGTGCAACGAGTGGGCCGCTCGCGGTGTCAACGTCAATGCCATCGCACCCGGCTATGTCTCCACCGACATGAACGAGGCTCTGCTCGGCGATGCCGAGCGCTCCGAACAGATCTCTGTGCGCATTCCAGCCGGACGCTGGGCTAACGGCGAAGACATCGCCGGTGCCGTGCACTTCCTGAGCTCTTCTGCCGCTGATTACATCCACGGGGTTGTTCTGCCCGTGGACGGAGGTTGGTTGGCGCGCTGA
- the metG gene encoding methionine--tRNA ligase codes for MSTTDSAKTPYYLTTAITYPNGDPHIGHAYEYIATDAMARFKRLDGFDVMFLTGTDEHGMKIAQTAEKEGLTPKELVDRNVTIFKDTHKALGITYDRFIRTTDADHYAASQAIWAKMEEAGDIYLGKYEGWYSVRDEAYYGEDETELREDGKRYSKVTDTELTWTEEESYFFRLSNYQDKLLALYEAQPEFGAPRTRFNEVISFVKGGLEDLSVSRTTFDWGVPVPGNEKHVMYVWVDALTNYLTAVGYPDVDSEAFKKYWPADVHIIGKDISRFHAVYWPAFLMSAGLELPKRVMIHGFLHNNGVKMSKSLGNVVAPADWMAQYGLDQVRFFLLREVPFGADGSYNHDAVVGRMNSDLANNLGNLAQRSLSMVAKNCSGVVPTPGEFTPADEAILGAARELLEHSRHAYQSQDFHGSLEKIWHVLGDTNAYFADQAPWILRKTDVPRMETVLYVTMEILRIVSILAQPVMPDAAAKLLTVLGQGTSENDAVRQFAAIAAPLVPGTVLPAPAPIFPKYEEPAAVEA; via the coding sequence GTGAGCACTACTGACTCGGCCAAGACGCCTTACTACCTGACCACCGCCATCACGTACCCCAACGGCGATCCGCACATTGGGCACGCCTACGAATACATCGCCACCGACGCCATGGCACGCTTCAAGCGCCTCGACGGCTTCGATGTCATGTTCCTGACGGGCACGGATGAGCATGGCATGAAGATCGCGCAGACAGCCGAGAAGGAAGGCCTCACGCCCAAGGAACTCGTGGACCGCAACGTCACGATTTTCAAGGACACACACAAGGCTCTCGGCATCACCTATGACCGGTTTATCCGCACCACCGACGCCGACCATTACGCCGCGTCGCAGGCCATCTGGGCGAAGATGGAAGAGGCCGGTGACATTTACCTGGGCAAGTACGAGGGCTGGTACTCGGTTCGCGACGAGGCCTACTACGGCGAGGATGAGACGGAACTGCGCGAGGACGGCAAGCGCTACTCCAAGGTCACCGACACCGAACTGACCTGGACCGAGGAGGAAAGCTACTTCTTCCGCCTGTCGAACTACCAGGACAAGCTGCTGGCGCTGTACGAGGCCCAGCCCGAATTCGGTGCCCCGCGCACCCGCTTCAACGAGGTCATCAGCTTCGTCAAGGGCGGCCTCGAGGACCTGTCCGTCAGCCGCACCACCTTCGACTGGGGCGTTCCCGTCCCCGGCAACGAGAAGCACGTCATGTACGTGTGGGTCGATGCGCTCACTAACTACCTGACCGCCGTGGGCTACCCGGATGTTGATTCCGAGGCGTTCAAGAAGTACTGGCCGGCCGACGTGCACATCATCGGCAAGGACATCTCCCGCTTCCACGCCGTCTACTGGCCCGCGTTCCTCATGTCCGCCGGCCTCGAGCTGCCCAAGCGCGTCATGATCCACGGCTTCCTGCACAACAACGGCGTGAAGATGTCCAAGTCCTTGGGCAACGTGGTGGCGCCTGCCGACTGGATGGCGCAGTACGGCCTGGACCAGGTGCGTTTCTTCCTGCTGCGCGAGGTCCCGTTCGGTGCCGACGGTTCCTACAACCACGACGCCGTGGTGGGCCGGATGAACTCCGATCTGGCCAACAACCTCGGCAACCTGGCACAGCGGTCGTTGTCCATGGTGGCGAAGAACTGCTCCGGCGTTGTTCCGACCCCGGGCGAGTTCACGCCTGCGGACGAGGCGATTTTGGGTGCCGCCCGTGAACTGTTGGAGCACTCCCGCCACGCCTACCAGTCACAGGACTTCCACGGTTCGCTGGAGAAGATCTGGCACGTTTTGGGCGACACCAACGCCTACTTTGCCGACCAGGCCCCCTGGATTCTGCGCAAGACCGACGTGCCCCGCATGGAAACCGTGCTGTACGTGACGATGGAAATCCTGCGCATCGTCTCCATCCTGGCGCAGCCGGTCATGCCGGATGCGGCCGCCAAGCTGCTGACAGTTTTGGGCCAGGGTACTTCCGAGAACGACGCCGTCCGCCAGTTCGCTGCCATTGCGGCACCTTTGGTTCCCGGTACAGTGCTGCCCGCCCCGGCACCGATCTTCCCGAAGTACGAGGAGCCGGCCGCCGTCGAGGCGTAG
- a CDS encoding aminotransferase class V-fold PLP-dependent enzyme, whose amino-acid sequence MTAGKTHLNHGSYGAVPVPAQQHQLRLKRQMDANPCTWFMGQAATLAGTRSGIADFLRVPASDMALVINASAGVTAVYNSLPFRDGAEIVTTNHAYGAVLEGAKRIARKHNGQVRIAEVPLDADASLVTELVMAQVNGRTALIVIDQITSATARSFPVVEIAAAAALHGVPVLVDGAHAPGVLEDPVPDFEGFWVGNLHKFACAPRGTAALVARGPFRRHLTPLIDSWGFPHEFPESFDHVGTQDITSWMAASTSFATIESRYGWDNYRSYARALGGYGQHIIQDAFTALTGENAAADVGMPVDPLRLIQLPRGLATTHEDSHAVRALISDRFDFETAITTFDGAGYLRLSTHLYNTAADYEAFAERAVPELVKLARAADTI is encoded by the coding sequence ATGACCGCAGGAAAAACCCACTTGAACCACGGCTCCTACGGCGCAGTTCCTGTTCCGGCCCAGCAGCACCAGCTGCGTCTGAAGCGGCAGATGGACGCCAACCCCTGTACTTGGTTCATGGGGCAGGCTGCAACCCTGGCCGGCACGCGCAGTGGCATCGCGGACTTCCTGCGAGTCCCCGCATCCGACATGGCCCTGGTCATCAACGCCAGCGCCGGGGTCACTGCCGTCTATAACTCCCTGCCGTTCAGGGACGGTGCGGAAATCGTCACAACCAACCACGCCTACGGCGCAGTGCTTGAGGGCGCCAAGCGCATTGCCCGCAAACACAACGGCCAGGTCCGCATCGCCGAGGTGCCGTTGGACGCGGACGCAAGCCTCGTCACCGAACTTGTCATGGCGCAGGTCAACGGCCGCACCGCGCTCATTGTGATCGACCAGATCACCTCGGCCACGGCGCGCAGCTTCCCTGTGGTTGAGATTGCGGCTGCAGCGGCGTTGCACGGAGTGCCGGTCCTTGTTGATGGCGCCCATGCGCCCGGTGTGCTGGAAGATCCCGTGCCCGACTTTGAAGGGTTTTGGGTCGGCAATCTGCACAAGTTCGCCTGCGCCCCCCGCGGCACGGCGGCGCTTGTTGCTCGCGGCCCGTTCCGCCGGCACCTCACGCCGCTGATCGATTCCTGGGGCTTCCCCCACGAGTTCCCAGAGAGTTTTGACCATGTCGGCACCCAGGACATTACGTCCTGGATGGCCGCCTCCACATCGTTTGCGACTATTGAAAGCCGCTACGGCTGGGACAACTACCGCAGCTACGCCAGGGCCCTGGGCGGCTACGGGCAGCACATCATCCAGGACGCCTTCACGGCACTGACCGGTGAGAACGCAGCGGCGGATGTGGGCATGCCGGTTGACCCGCTCCGGCTGATCCAGCTGCCCCGCGGCCTGGCCACCACGCACGAGGATTCCCACGCGGTCCGTGCCCTAATCTCGGACCGCTTCGACTTTGAAACGGCCATCACCACGTTCGACGGCGCAGGCTACCTGAGACTTTCGACCCACCTTTACAACACTGCGGCTGATTACGAAGCTTTTGCCGAGCGTGCCGTCCCGGAGCTGGTCAAGCTGGCCCGGGCCGCTGACACCATCTAA
- a CDS encoding ABC transporter ATP-binding protein, whose amino-acid sequence MTITSEHNQRTLAVQARGLRKTYGKGETEVTALKGVDLEFPAGQFTAIMGPSGSGKSTLMHCLAGLDTVTSGTIHLGDTELTALNDKDLTQLRRDRIGFVFQAFNLVPTLTAEANITLPVALAGGTVDKEWFTFITSTLGLTDRLAHKPHELSGGQQQRVAVARALLTRPDVIFGDEPTGNLDSRSGAEVLGMLRRSSREMGQSIIMVTHDPVAASYADRVVLMNDGELVGELENPTAESVLASLAQLGA is encoded by the coding sequence ATGACCATCACATCTGAGCACAATCAACGCACGCTGGCGGTTCAGGCCCGCGGCTTGCGCAAGACGTACGGCAAGGGCGAGACCGAGGTGACGGCGCTCAAGGGCGTTGATCTGGAGTTCCCGGCCGGGCAATTCACCGCGATCATGGGGCCGTCGGGCTCGGGAAAATCCACGCTGATGCACTGCCTGGCGGGGCTCGACACCGTCACCTCGGGCACCATCCACCTGGGCGACACCGAACTGACCGCCCTGAACGACAAGGATTTAACACAGCTGCGCCGCGACCGGATCGGCTTTGTATTCCAGGCCTTCAACCTGGTTCCCACGCTGACCGCGGAAGCCAACATCACGCTGCCCGTGGCACTGGCCGGCGGCACCGTGGACAAGGAATGGTTCACGTTCATCACCTCCACGCTGGGCCTGACCGACCGCCTGGCGCACAAGCCGCACGAACTTTCCGGCGGCCAGCAGCAGCGCGTCGCCGTGGCCCGGGCGCTGCTCACCCGCCCCGACGTCATCTTCGGCGATGAGCCCACCGGCAACCTGGATTCGCGTTCCGGCGCCGAGGTCCTGGGCATGCTGCGCCGCTCCTCCCGCGAAATGGGCCAGAGCATCATCATGGTCACGCACGATCCCGTCGCCGCCTCATACGCCGACCGCGTGGTCCTCATGAACGACGGCGAACTCGTGGGCGAGCTGGAGAATCCCACCGCCGAATCGGTGCTGGCTTCGCTGGCGCAGCTGGGGGCGTAG
- a CDS encoding trans-aconitate 2-methyltransferase, with protein MVQERDDGVEAYSDKVVTALLGYAELSSIVLGDGLGWYAALAEAGGAGLTPAELAAGTGTQERYAREWLEQQSVAGFVGVVQDAAAPGRPVRDGPPGGPQSRGGPAPDKVNDQPYSPRFTLPPGAAEVLLQPDSLTALMPMVRMLRAGVAQLPELLAAYRHGGGVGWAQIGSEARESQATGNKPWFDQRLGPALASVREIHEVLSRQGAHITDLGAGCGWSTLALANAYPGAAVVGIDLDGPSIEQARQNARRSGLEGRATFRHANAADAEAPDSQDAVFIFEALHDMPFPVQVLTAVRDMVKPDGVVVVMDEAVADAFGPDGDGLERLMYAYSLFICLPDSLSTPESAGTGTVMRQSVLEGYAAGAGYSAVERLPIEGFSAFRFYRLHL; from the coding sequence ATGGTCCAGGAGAGGGATGACGGAGTTGAGGCGTACTCGGACAAGGTGGTCACTGCCCTGTTGGGCTACGCGGAACTGTCAAGCATCGTGCTCGGTGACGGACTGGGATGGTATGCCGCGCTGGCCGAAGCCGGTGGTGCAGGGTTGACGCCGGCCGAGTTGGCCGCGGGCACCGGCACGCAGGAACGCTACGCGCGGGAATGGCTGGAACAGCAAAGCGTGGCGGGCTTCGTCGGCGTGGTGCAGGATGCGGCGGCTCCGGGCAGGCCGGTTCGGGACGGACCGCCAGGTGGCCCGCAGTCCCGGGGCGGCCCGGCTCCGGACAAAGTGAATGACCAGCCCTACAGCCCCCGCTTCACGCTGCCGCCCGGTGCCGCCGAGGTGCTGCTCCAACCGGACTCCCTCACGGCGCTTATGCCCATGGTGCGCATGCTCCGGGCAGGGGTGGCCCAGCTGCCGGAACTGCTGGCGGCATACCGTCACGGCGGCGGCGTTGGCTGGGCACAGATCGGCAGCGAGGCACGCGAGTCGCAGGCAACCGGCAACAAGCCGTGGTTTGACCAGCGGCTGGGGCCAGCACTGGCGTCGGTCCGGGAAATCCACGAGGTGCTGTCCCGACAGGGGGCGCACATCACCGACCTAGGTGCCGGCTGCGGCTGGTCCACACTGGCGCTGGCGAACGCCTACCCGGGGGCCGCCGTCGTCGGCATCGACCTTGATGGGCCCTCCATCGAACAGGCGCGGCAGAACGCGCGCCGCAGCGGTCTGGAGGGCCGGGCAACGTTCCGCCACGCCAACGCCGCGGACGCCGAGGCGCCCGACAGCCAGGACGCCGTCTTCATCTTTGAGGCGCTGCATGACATGCCGTTTCCCGTGCAGGTGCTGACCGCGGTCCGTGACATGGTGAAGCCCGACGGGGTGGTGGTGGTCATGGACGAAGCCGTCGCCGATGCGTTTGGCCCGGACGGGGACGGCCTGGAGCGGCTCATGTATGCCTACAGCCTGTTCATCTGCCTGCCCGACAGCCTGTCGACCCCGGAATCGGCGGGGACTGGGACGGTGATGCGGCAATCGGTGCTGGAGGGGTACGCGGCCGGGGCCGGCTATTCCGCAGTGGAGCGCCTGCCGATCGAGGGCTTCTCCGCCTTCCGCTTTTACCGCCTGCACCTATAA
- a CDS encoding metal-sensitive transcriptional regulator has product MQLSEETTKPVINRLRRAHGQLAGVIRLLEEGQDCEKVVMQLAAVSKALDKAGFGMIAGGLKECLDGDDAELDSAKLEKMFLSLA; this is encoded by the coding sequence ATGCAGCTTTCCGAGGAAACCACCAAGCCCGTGATCAACCGGCTGCGCCGTGCGCACGGCCAGCTCGCCGGCGTCATCCGCCTGCTGGAAGAGGGGCAGGACTGCGAAAAAGTGGTGATGCAGCTGGCAGCCGTCAGCAAGGCGCTGGACAAGGCGGGATTCGGCATGATCGCCGGAGGCTTGAAGGAGTGCTTGGACGGAGACGACGCCGAGCTCGACTCGGCCAAGCTGGAGAAGATGTTCCTCTCCCTGGCCTGA
- a CDS encoding type IV toxin-antitoxin system AbiEi family antitoxin domain-containing protein: METPRLILPSDFAGIGRDRRSLVDLCNKGDLYRVRRGAYVRRVDWEKLRAMQQYELQATAVQLAAHHQPVLAHATAAAIWGLWIVGTPKLIHVMTEVTTGGHNSNDVRQHRGSLTDGVVQCGPFRLTDKLTTVMQLIVSLDFPRAVAVCDSSLKVFDRQRAYNSFGPIGAAPGISVPIWQTTYTQGLPLRQEELQAAAEMLPSKAAALRAQTVINFASALSGSAGESISRAKMHMFGFPTPVLQKKYILRDSSTALVDFWFEELNLAGEFDGKEKYLRVDWAGGVSIQERVMKEKDRENQIRAQGVGFVRWTWAEMLDKERFIRLLRQAGLRQK; this comes from the coding sequence ATGGAAACCCCGCGATTGATTCTTCCGTCCGACTTTGCAGGTATTGGGAGAGACCGCCGTTCCCTTGTGGACCTGTGCAACAAGGGCGATCTGTACAGGGTGCGGCGCGGCGCTTACGTTCGCCGGGTGGACTGGGAAAAACTACGCGCCATGCAGCAATACGAGTTGCAGGCAACCGCCGTGCAGCTGGCTGCCCACCACCAACCAGTGCTGGCTCACGCCACTGCCGCAGCGATTTGGGGGCTGTGGATTGTAGGTACGCCCAAGCTGATCCATGTCATGACCGAGGTGACCACCGGCGGGCACAACAGCAACGACGTCAGGCAGCACCGGGGTTCATTAACGGACGGCGTTGTCCAATGCGGGCCGTTCCGGCTCACCGACAAGTTAACAACAGTCATGCAGCTCATAGTGAGCCTCGACTTTCCCCGCGCAGTGGCCGTCTGCGACTCGAGTTTGAAGGTCTTTGACCGCCAGCGTGCCTACAACAGCTTTGGACCAATTGGAGCCGCTCCCGGCATCTCCGTCCCGATATGGCAGACCACCTACACGCAGGGGCTCCCGTTGCGACAGGAAGAGTTGCAGGCTGCCGCTGAAATGCTGCCGTCCAAGGCGGCAGCATTGAGGGCACAAACGGTCATCAACTTCGCCTCAGCACTATCCGGATCGGCCGGGGAATCCATAAGCCGGGCCAAGATGCACATGTTTGGCTTCCCCACACCCGTCCTGCAAAAGAAATACATACTCCGCGACTCATCCACGGCACTCGTAGATTTCTGGTTTGAAGAGCTGAACCTGGCCGGCGAATTCGACGGCAAGGAGAAGTATCTGCGTGTGGACTGGGCTGGCGGTGTCTCCATTCAGGAACGGGTCATGAAGGAGAAGGACCGGGAAAACCAGATCCGGGCACAAGGCGTGGGATTTGTGCGGTGGACGTGGGCAGAAATGTTGGACAAAGAACGCTTTATCCGCCTTCTGAGGCAGGCCGGGCTGCGCCAAAAGTAG
- a CDS encoding ABC transporter permease: MLQVALSQLRTHSRRFIAITLAVLLAVAFLSATLMVNASTKASLKASIGQSYASADLVVSSPGEVPLTTAAADTVASSPFVAESYAQRSLYVEGKLGTSSVGALVRNMPSAASLEPVKLISGAWPATDGEVTVDAVTADRNSLSVGSTVELTGDSVASESSTTGQTSAPELTATVSGIMAASTDPMSSGMAQFVGTPAAVDTLSGPNTGFFRTISLKLKPGTSLAEAKSTLASVLDQPIDTILTPDERTTRDVASFTGGQDQLTIVLLAFAGVALLVSALVVSNTFSVLVAQRTRELALLRCVGASRKQVRNSVILEALVVGFIASVLGVLAAVGTMALVLTLLSQNPDFAFATLAVPPSAIIAGILVGTLLTVLAALVPARAATAVAPLAALRPADDVSVHNSGGRLRLTIGVLLLLAGGVGLVYGGISANLLIALPSGAASFVGFLMAATMFVPKLVSLAGTLAAPAGVPGKMAAANAVRNPRRTTATASALLIGVTLVTMMMTGAATARHAFDTQLDSSYPVDISAQAFAGGSDVPDEKIAAARALPGVRHIARLELVGMVSAGDTQLAAYGITDADAAAVLANPVNRPTRTSAVLPKGVLPDGADATAASLQAGSQTTNLSATVATNYGLTALVSLDAFPALAVDDPLRGQSSAPLWISVDPSLDVNALMDLRTSLATTLGIDESFISGAVLEKVMFNQVIDMLLLVVTGLLAVAVFIALIGVANTLSLSVLERTRENSLLRALGLTRGQLRGMLALEALLIAGVAAIIGSVLGAVYGWAGAQSALGTFADVTAVIPWGQILAVVGVAAVAGLLASVVPARRAARLSPVEGLAMD, translated from the coding sequence ATGCTGCAAGTAGCCCTGAGCCAATTGCGGACGCACTCGCGCCGCTTCATCGCCATCACGCTCGCCGTGCTGCTGGCGGTCGCCTTCCTCTCCGCCACGCTCATGGTCAACGCCTCCACGAAGGCGTCGCTGAAGGCGAGCATCGGACAGTCGTACGCTTCTGCCGACCTCGTCGTCTCGTCTCCCGGCGAAGTTCCATTGACGACGGCGGCCGCGGACACCGTGGCCTCCTCGCCGTTCGTTGCGGAATCCTATGCACAGCGTTCGCTGTATGTAGAAGGCAAGCTGGGAACCAGCTCCGTTGGCGCCTTGGTCCGCAACATGCCGTCAGCCGCCTCGCTGGAACCGGTGAAACTGATTTCCGGCGCCTGGCCCGCCACTGATGGTGAAGTCACCGTTGATGCTGTCACCGCCGATCGAAACTCGCTGTCCGTGGGCAGCACCGTGGAGCTGACCGGCGATTCGGTCGCCTCCGAGAGCAGCACCACCGGCCAGACCTCCGCGCCGGAACTGACCGCCACGGTCTCGGGCATCATGGCAGCCTCAACCGACCCCATGTCCTCCGGCATGGCCCAATTTGTTGGCACTCCCGCCGCCGTGGACACGCTCAGCGGCCCGAACACGGGCTTCTTCCGTACCATTTCCCTGAAGCTCAAGCCCGGCACTTCTCTGGCCGAGGCAAAGTCCACCCTGGCCTCCGTCTTGGACCAGCCGATTGATACCATCCTGACACCGGATGAAAGGACCACGCGGGACGTTGCCAGCTTCACCGGCGGACAGGACCAGCTGACCATTGTCCTGCTGGCGTTTGCCGGGGTGGCCCTGCTGGTTTCCGCCCTGGTTGTCTCCAACACCTTCTCCGTCCTGGTGGCGCAGCGCACCCGCGAGCTTGCCCTGCTGCGCTGCGTTGGCGCCAGCCGCAAGCAGGTGCGCAACTCCGTGATTCTCGAGGCCCTCGTGGTGGGGTTCATTGCCTCGGTGCTCGGTGTGCTGGCCGCCGTCGGAACCATGGCCCTGGTGTTAACGCTGCTGAGCCAAAACCCCGACTTTGCCTTTGCCACGCTGGCGGTGCCGCCGTCGGCCATCATTGCCGGCATCCTGGTGGGCACCCTGTTGACAGTCCTTGCCGCACTCGTTCCCGCCCGCGCCGCGACGGCCGTGGCACCGCTGGCTGCGCTGCGACCGGCCGACGACGTCTCGGTGCACAATTCAGGCGGACGGCTGCGCCTGACCATCGGCGTGCTGCTGCTGCTGGCGGGCGGTGTTGGGCTGGTTTACGGCGGAATCTCCGCAAACCTGCTCATCGCTCTCCCCTCCGGTGCCGCGTCCTTTGTCGGTTTCCTCATGGCGGCGACGATGTTCGTGCCGAAGCTCGTGTCGCTGGCTGGAACCCTAGCGGCACCCGCCGGCGTCCCCGGGAAGATGGCCGCGGCCAATGCTGTGCGCAATCCGCGCCGGACCACCGCGACGGCGTCTGCCCTGCTCATCGGCGTCACGCTCGTGACCATGATGATGACCGGTGCCGCGACGGCCCGGCATGCCTTCGACACCCAACTCGACAGCAGCTACCCCGTGGACATCAGCGCCCAGGCGTTCGCCGGGGGTTCCGATGTCCCCGACGAGAAGATTGCCGCTGCCAGGGCGCTCCCCGGCGTCAGGCACATTGCCAGGCTCGAACTGGTGGGCATGGTGAGTGCCGGTGACACACAGCTGGCTGCGTACGGAATCACCGACGCCGACGCGGCAGCGGTCCTGGCGAACCCGGTCAACCGACCCACCCGGACCTCGGCGGTGCTTCCCAAGGGTGTGCTCCCCGACGGTGCGGACGCCACTGCCGCCAGCCTGCAGGCCGGCTCGCAGACCACCAACCTCTCGGCGACCGTTGCCACCAACTACGGCTTGACGGCGCTGGTGTCCCTGGACGCGTTCCCTGCGCTGGCAGTCGACGACCCGCTGCGTGGACAGTCTTCTGCACCGCTGTGGATCTCCGTGGACCCGTCCCTGGACGTGAACGCGCTGATGGACCTGCGCACCTCGCTGGCCACCACGCTGGGCATTGACGAGAGCTTCATCTCCGGCGCCGTGCTGGAGAAGGTCATGTTCAACCAGGTTATCGATATGCTCCTGCTGGTGGTCACCGGGCTGCTCGCCGTGGCCGTGTTCATTGCGCTGATCGGCGTGGCCAACACACTCTCGCTGTCAGTCCTGGAGCGGACGCGGGAGAACTCGCTGCTGCGGGCCCTGGGACTGACGCGTGGACAATTGCGCGGCATGCTCGCGCTCGAGGCTCTGCTGATTGCCGGCGTTGCCGCGATCATCGGCTCCGTTCTGGGCGCCGTCTACGGCTGGGCCGGGGCGCAATCGGCACTGGGCACCTTCGCGGACGTGACGGCAGTGATCCCGTGGGGCCAGATCCTGGCGGTGGTGGGCGTTGCTGCCGTGGCGGGGCTCCTCGCCTCCGTGGTGCCGGCCCGCCGCGCGGCCAGGCTCTCCCCCGTTGAGGGCCTCGCCATGGACTGA
- a CDS encoding FadR/GntR family transcriptional regulator → MSAVETAMQGLRAKIASGELQPGQKCPPEGELAAQLGVSRSSLREAIRALSALGVMEARHGSGTYISSLEPAEILKGFALLVDLFPFDSVLELFEIRRVLESHAAASAAARPLPELIAELDSLMEAMEATDNSADISDLDARFHEAICEAGGNATLTGLMGLFRSRGRHFNIFDSSEGATVRDLSNKGHRNIVNAIRNHDPAMAATATASHVAQSEFWLRKFRPAPQLAAPGASGATEA, encoded by the coding sequence GTGAGTGCAGTGGAAACAGCCATGCAGGGCCTGCGGGCCAAGATCGCCTCCGGCGAGCTGCAGCCCGGCCAGAAATGCCCGCCCGAAGGCGAACTGGCCGCGCAGCTCGGAGTCTCACGGAGTTCCTTGCGTGAGGCCATCAGGGCCCTGTCCGCCTTGGGCGTCATGGAGGCTAGGCACGGCTCCGGCACCTATATCTCTTCGCTTGAACCGGCGGAGATCCTGAAGGGCTTCGCCCTGCTGGTCGACCTATTTCCCTTCGACAGCGTCTTAGAGCTATTTGAGATTCGACGGGTCCTTGAGTCCCATGCGGCAGCATCAGCTGCCGCCCGGCCGCTGCCGGAACTCATTGCGGAACTAGATTCCCTGATGGAGGCGATGGAGGCGACCGACAATTCGGCCGACATTTCCGATCTCGACGCCCGCTTCCATGAGGCCATCTGCGAGGCGGGCGGCAACGCCACACTCACCGGACTCATGGGCCTGTTCCGCTCACGCGGACGCCACTTCAACATCTTTGACAGCAGCGAGGGTGCCACCGTGCGCGATCTGAGCAACAAGGGCCACCGCAACATTGTGAATGCCATCCGCAATCACGACCCCGCCATGGCGGCGACGGCCACCGCCAGCCACGTTGCCCAAAGCGAATTCTGGCTACGGAAATTCCGCCCCGCACCCCAGCTGGCCGCGCCCGGTGCATCCGGAGCCACTGAGGCCTAA